The Astyanax mexicanus isolate ESR-SI-001 chromosome 8, AstMex3_surface, whole genome shotgun sequence sequence AAAGACAGacgatttttttatgttttacattttgcatatattattaaaaaaatattcaaaccagTCCCAATGCAAATCATATATCATAACTCATATGGAATATAgctcaggaatatatatatatatatatatatatatatatatatatatatatatatatatatatatatatatattaaatatttgtttatatatagttTGGCAAAATgcaaaattgaattgaattgctgAATGATTCAGGagcaacatttttttatacatagaAGATCTTGTAAGactatctaataaaataaataaagctcacaGAAAATCTCGTATGTCTCCAAGAGACACCtgcctttatttttatttggctACAACAAGCACTCGCAGCCCGCGCGCTGGCTCGCGTTAAGTGTTATGGTTCAGCTGAGGTAAGGAAAGCAGAGAACTTCACCGCGCGGTCTTACCTGATGATGGTCGGTCCGAGTAGCGCGTGCAGTAGACCCACGCCGGCCAGAGCATGGGTCGGTTCTGGGACGTGTTCGTACCGGGCTGAGAGGTGTCGGACTCGGAGCTGCTGAGGCACTGGTCCTTGCTGTTGCTCCCCTTGGCGGTGAACGGCTCCTCTATCTCGGACTTCTTAGCCGCGCTCTCAGGGAGGGGGGTGGAAGTGCTCTCCGTGGGCCCGCTGACGCTCAACCGACCCGAACCGGGTGTCGCGGGGCTTCCAGCGGCGTCGCCCGCCCCGGTCGGGCAGCTGTCCGCCCGGAGAGCGCTCGCCTCCTTCTTCCTGCCGAAGTCCGGGTGGAGGATGTTGTCTATGAAGAAGTTGGTGATGCGGTGAGGGAGCGGCGGAGGGTTACCCTGGACCGGGCGGATGGTGGACCGGTCGGTGGACCGATCGGTGGGCCGGTTGGGTTCATCTCTAGGCGCACTCTGCTCACCCTCCTCCATGCTGAGACACTCTCCACCCTGCTGCCCTCCTTTAACCCTTGACCGCTCACTCCCTCAGCTCCGGCGCCTCCGGCCACTTTTGCTTTACTTTCCACCCaaaattttgaagaaaatttGCAGAATTTTGCAGTTCAGTCAGCAGATTTTAAAAACGAATCGCAGCCCGCGCAGGTCCCGGCCACAAGGCAGCATAGCTTATcctccaaaaataaaaaacaacttttatataTTAGGCGAacgcaaaaaaaaataaagtaaaaagataTCTATATTTAATTTTGGTACAAATCCGTTTAGAATTGTTGCAGAATCGGTTAAAATTAGTGTTCATGCATAAGGCGAAAAAGAGGCAGCGCTTCAGTGCCCCACCAcaccgaggaggaagaggagggggaTCCAAACTGCTCCTCAAATACTTTCACtccccatttatttatttattttgggggcttttctttttttttctctctctctctcttttcccttttttttccccccGCTACGAGGCTCCTCCCACTCGCGTGACGTTTCACTCCAGTATCCATAGACACGTGCCTTCCACCAATAGGCCGCGAGGGAGTTCGTGACGTCGGCCTGATTCGAGAGCAGCCTTGTATTTTCTTAAAGGAACCGAAACAACGCGTTAATAAAAAATGTGCGttcaaaaaaaacataaaaacaagcgTGTTTACATTTATACTATTGTATCGGTTCAGTTCACAACATGCTGGAGTTTATGTGCGAGTGTGAACGCTTCAGATTATGTAGATTTTGGTGGTAAGAAAGGTGATATGagttcacagagagagagagaggaagaaaattaTAGGTAAACACGTTTAAATTTCaatttaaaaacacaacatttgTCCTTCTTTGTATGAGCATTGTGTCGCTGTTGTAAATGTTAATAATTGTGTAAGCGAAACGCGGAATTTGGTAGGGTAGGGGTGATTCGTGATtggtttttgggtcaaaaatttggTGAGATGTTGCACCAGCCCTCTCCAGAGCAGTTGGCCCAGTGATGGTGCCAAGAACGGAGCCAGCACTATTTAtaccataaataaataataggaagaataacaaaatatacattatataacataataataataaaaataataataataataataataataataataatcaaacttTATAATAATGATTCGTTTTGGGGTTAAATCATATAATCAGAAGATGCACAGGCCCAGTAATGGAGGAGCACTAGTTTTTGGCGTTTTTggcttaaattgaaaaatatataaaacataaatacaacGATAAAACGTCATGTATTGAA is a genomic window containing:
- the en2a gene encoding homeobox protein engrailed-2a, translated to MEEGEQSAPRDEPNRPTDRSTDRSTIRPVQGNPPPLPHRITNFFIDNILHPDFGRKKEASALRADSCPTGAGDAAGSPATPGSGRLSVSGPTESTSTPLPESAAKKSEIEEPFTAKGSNSKDQCLSSSESDTSQPGTNTSQNRPMLWPAWVYCTRYSDRPSSGPRTRKPKKKNTTTTTTTTKEDKRPRTAFTAEQLQRLKSEFQTNRYLTEQRRQSLAQELGLNESQIKIWFQNKRAKIKKASGTKNTLALHLMAQGLYNHATTTKEDKSDSD